A window of Synechococcus sp. WH 8109 genomic DNA:
GTGGAGCGGCTGATGGCGTCCTGGCGGTCCGATGAACCGGTCAGTTTGTTCTGTGATCGCGGCCAGGTGGTGTTGCTTGCGGCCGACCAAATGGTCACCAGCCGCACCTTGGAAGGCACCTATCCCAATTACGGCCAGCTGATTCCCGATGGTTTCACCCGCACCTTTGGAATGGACCGTCGCGCCCTGATCGCTGCTTTGGAACGGATTGCTGTGCTCGCTGATCAACACAACAACGTTGTCAAATTCAGCAGTCAGCCTGAGGACGGTGTTGTCCAGATCAGTGCCGATGCGCAGGATGTCGGTAGTGGCTCTGAATCGCTTCCCTCCAACTTGGAGGGTGACGCCATGCAGATTGCCTTCAATGTTCGCTATCTGCTGGATGGCCTGAAAGCCATGGGCTCTGATCGGATTGTTCTGCACTGCAACGCGCCCACCACGCCGGCTGTGCTCCGTTCCGAGGAAGCGTCCGAAGCCTTCACCTATCTGGTGATGCCTGTTCAGATTCGTTCCTGATGTGTCGCTACCAGATCAGCTGCTCCTTAGTGATCTTCTGAGTCATACGGTTCGTTGTGATTTGGGTCTGGATCATGGGCCTGGGGTCATGGCCTGGATGCATCCGCCGGTGCATCGTCTTCTGGGCTGGGTCAGCCGTCCATCGGCCCTGCGCATGTCACGGGATGTCTGGCGTTTGAATCAGTGTTGTGGTTTGAGCGATCAACAGGTGTTTGTGCGTGGCGAGCCAGCGGTCACCGATCAGGTGACCCTGGAGCGCTTGCCCACGCTGATGGATGCAGCCTTGCTGGACCGTGACGGTGAGCGGATCGGCAGCGTTGTGGACCTTGATTTTCGACCTGCCGATGGCGCGATTCTTCACTACCTGATTGCCCGCAGCGACCCGCGTTTGCCCGGGAGTTCCCGATGGCGTTTGGCTCCCGATCGCATCCTTGATCAACAACCGGGTCAGATCCAAACTGGCTTGATGGGATTGGACGATCTGCCTATGGCCCGCGCCAGCGTTCGGCAAGATTTGCTCCAACGCACCCAACACTGGCGGGACCAGTTGCGTTCCATGGGTGATCGGGCCAGCGATCGCCTGGAGGGTTGGTTGGATGACTCGCCTATCGATGAGCTGCGATCGGAAAGCGTGCGCTTCACATCCGACGACGAGGACGAACCAAGAGAGGTGTCTGGACCTGAGGTCTGGGACGACGAAAGCTGGGACGAGACCCCCTCTCGCCGCCGCCGCGAGGACGAAGATCCCTGGATCTGAAGGGCGGTCGGCAACACTGGGGGGAGGTGCTCCGCGATTCGTGGTTTCCTCCCCTGCGTACGACATAGCTGCAGCCTTGAAGCAGGAAGGGCTTAAGCCCAGTGACTGGGATGAGATCTGTCGGCGTCTCGGCCGCGAGCCGAATCGAGCCGAATTGGGCATGTTCGGGGTGATGTGGTCCGAACACTGCTGTTATCGCAATTCCCGGCCTTTGCTGAGTGGCTTCCCCACGGAGGGACCACGCATCCTTGTGGGACCCGGCGAAAACGCTGGTGTGGTGGATCTCGGAGGGGGCCATCGGTTGGCCTTCAAGATCGAAAGCCACAACCACCCCTCCGCCGTCGAACCCTTTCAGGGTGCGGCCACAGGGGTGGGCGGCATCCTGCGTGACATCTTCACGATGGGGGCCCGTCCGATTGCGCTGCTGAACGCTCTGCGCTTCGGCCCTCTTGAGGATTCCGCCAACGTTGGCCTGATGGAAGGTGTTGTGGCCGGCATTGCCCATTACGGCAACTGCGTTGGTGTGCCGACGGTGGGTGGCGAGGTGGCTTTTGATCCCTCCTATTCCGGCAATCCGCTGGTGAATGCCATGGCCCTTGGCCTCATGGAGACCGAGGAGATCGTCAAATCCGGTGCGATCGGCGTCGGTAATCCTGTGGTGTACGTGGGCAGCACCACCGGTCGGGACGGCATGGGGGGAGCCAGCTTTGCCAGTGCTGAGCTCAGTGCTGATTCCTTGGATGATCGCCCCGCTGTTCAAGTGGGCGATCCGTTTCTGGAGAAAGGGTTGATCGAAGCCTGCCTTGAGGCCTTCGCCAGTGGTGATGTGGTAGCCGCTCAGGACATGGGCGCCGCTGGTCTCACCTGCAGCTGTTCGGAAATGGCTGCCAAAGGGGGCCTGGGGGTGGAACTGGATCTGGACCGTGTTCCAGCCCGTGAAACCAGGATGACGGCCTACGAGTTTCTGTTGTCGGAATCCCAGGAACGGATGTTGTTCGTGGTGAAGGCCGGCCGGGAGGACGCCTTGATGCACCGTTTCCGTCGCTGGGGCTTGCAGGCGGCGGTTGTGGGCAAGGTGCTCCAGGAACCGATTGTGCGGGTGTTGCATCACGGTGCCGTCGCCGCTGAGGTGCCGGCCACGGCTCTTGCCGATGACACCCCAATCGAAAAACATGCCCTGTTGCAGGAGCCCCCGGCAGACCTTCAGGCGCTCTGGAGTTGGACCGAGCAGGAGCTTCCGGCGCTGAGCGATGCAGCGGCAGCCCTGCTTCAGCTTCTGGATGACCCCACCATTGCGAGCAAGCAGTGGGTTCACCGTCAGTACGACCAGCAGGTGCTGGCAAACACGGTGGTCTCGTCTGGAGCCGCTGATGCTGCTGTGGTGCGTCTGAGACCTCAGCAAGGCGATGGATCCATGGCCGCATCCAATCGTGGTGTTGCTGCCACGGTGGATTGCCCCAACCGTTGGGTTGCCCTGGATCCCGAACGCGGCGCTCAGGCGGCCGTTGCCGAAGCGGCACGCAACCTGAGTTGTGTGGGGGCAGAGCCTCTGGCGGTGACCGACAACCTCAATTTCCCGTCACCGGAAACACCTAAGGGCTTCTGGCAGCTGGCCATGGCGTGCCGCGGGATCTCCGATGCTTGCCGTGCCCTCAACACCCCCGTCACTGGCGGCAATGTCTCGCTTTACAACGAGACCAAACAGGACGACGGCACGATGCAACCGATCCACCCCACGCCGGTAATCGGCATGGTTGGTGGTGTGGATGACATCAGCCGTGTGACTGGCTTGGCCTGGCAACAGTCCGGCGATGCGATCTTCCTCATCGGTGTTCCGCCGGAGGATGGTGCCGATCCCAGCCTTGGTTTGGCCGGCAGTGCCTACCAGCAGAAGACCCTTGGCTCCTTGGCCGGACGACCGCCCAAGCCCGATCTTGCCGTCGAAGCAGCGGTAGGGCATTTGGTGCGTGAGGCTATTGCTCAAGGTTTGTTGGCCTCCGCCCACGATTGCAGTGATGGCGGCTTGGCCGTGGCGTTGGCTGAATCCTGCATCGCCTCTGATCTGGGCATCAGCGTGACCTTGTCCACAGGCTCAGCGCGCCTGGAGCGGGTTCTGTTCGCCGAAGGCGGTAGCCGTGTGATTGTGTCGGTGAATGCAGCATCCCTCCCTGCATGGGAGCAGTTGATCGGATCCAATCCAGCGCTCTGCGTCACCCAGCTGGGCAGCGTGACTGCGGAGGCTCGATTGGTGATCCGATCCGAATCGGCCGTTCAACTCGATCTTGAGGTGCAACGCTGTGCTGCTGTTTTCCGTGATGCGTTGCCCCGACGGATGCATTCGGAGTGATTGAGTCAGGCGTTGCCTGACGGTCGTTTCTCTTCCTTATCTCTCTGACTTCGGATTCATCATGTGCGGCATTATCGGAATGTTCTGTGTTGACTCAGTCAACCAACAGATCTACGACAATCTGCTTCTGCTTCAGCACCGCGGTCAGGACTCTGCAGGGATTGTCACGATGGACAATCACACCTTCCATGTGCACAAACAAAGGGGACGAGTGCGTGAAGCCTTTCGCACACGAGACATGCGAAAGCTGTTGGGCAATGCAGGGATCGGCCACGTTCGTTATGCCACCCGTGGTGCTGCTGCGTCAGAAGAGGAAGTTCAGCCGTTCTATGTGAATGCCCCCTATGGCATCACTTTCGTTCACAACGGCAATCTCACCAACACTCTTCAGCTTGAGCAGGATCTTTTCAAGATTGATCGTCGTCACACCAATTCCACCAGCGATACGGAGATGCTGGTCAATGTGTTGGCTACGGAGATTCAATCTCAACTCACAGGACGTGATCTGACACCGGATCAGTTATTTGGTGCGGTGGCGTCACTCCATCACCGTGTTCAGGGCTCCTACGCGGCGATCGCTTTGATTGCGGGCCACGGAATGCTGGCTTTCCGGGATCCCTATGGAATTCGTCCCCTGATTCTCGGCAGGCGGTTGTCTGACCAGGGTTGTGAGGAGTGGATTGTCGCCAGTGAATCGCTGGTGATTGAAAACAGTGGCTACGAGATCGTTCGCGATGTTGACCCCGGTGAGGCGGTATTCATCGACGCTGATTCGAACTTGCACCAGCGTCAGTGTGCTGAGTCTCCTCGCTTGATTCCCTGTGCTTTTGAGTACGTGTATTTGGCGCGGCCGGATTCCGTTATGAATGGCATATCGGTGTACGAGTCGCGTTTACGGATGGGTGATCGTCTGGCTCAAACTATTGCTGAAACATTGCCGGCTGGTGATATTGATGTTGTGATGCCGATTCCTGATTCAGCAAGACCTTCGGCGATGCAGGTGGCCAAGCAATTGGGTCTTGATTATCGAGAAGGGTTTTACAAGAACCGCTATGTCGGCCGTACCTTCATCATGCCGGGTCAAGCTGAAAGGAAGAAATCAGTGCGGCAGAAGCTCAATGCTCTCGGAACTGAATTCGCTGGGAAGAATGTTCTGATTGTCGACGACTCGATTGTTCGTGGAACAACATCCCGCGAGAT
This region includes:
- the purF gene encoding amidophosphoribosyltransferase, coding for MCGIIGMFCVDSVNQQIYDNLLLLQHRGQDSAGIVTMDNHTFHVHKQRGRVREAFRTRDMRKLLGNAGIGHVRYATRGAAASEEEVQPFYVNAPYGITFVHNGNLTNTLQLEQDLFKIDRRHTNSTSDTEMLVNVLATEIQSQLTGRDLTPDQLFGAVASLHHRVQGSYAAIALIAGHGMLAFRDPYGIRPLILGRRLSDQGCEEWIVASESLVIENSGYEIVRDVDPGEAVFIDADSNLHQRQCAESPRLIPCAFEYVYLARPDSVMNGISVYESRLRMGDRLAQTIAETLPAGDIDVVMPIPDSARPSAMQVAKQLGLDYREGFYKNRYVGRTFIMPGQAERKKSVRQKLNALGTEFAGKNVLIVDDSIVRGTTSREIVQMARSAGANKVTFTSAAPPVRYPNVYGINMPTRAELLAHGRTSEQISDVLGADHVVYQTVENLLESIVEKTEIRDLEMSCFDGHYVTGGIDEDYFLWLEQNCRS
- the purL gene encoding phosphoribosylformylglycinamidine synthase subunit PurL — translated: MVSSPAYDIAAALKQEGLKPSDWDEICRRLGREPNRAELGMFGVMWSEHCCYRNSRPLLSGFPTEGPRILVGPGENAGVVDLGGGHRLAFKIESHNHPSAVEPFQGAATGVGGILRDIFTMGARPIALLNALRFGPLEDSANVGLMEGVVAGIAHYGNCVGVPTVGGEVAFDPSYSGNPLVNAMALGLMETEEIVKSGAIGVGNPVVYVGSTTGRDGMGGASFASAELSADSLDDRPAVQVGDPFLEKGLIEACLEAFASGDVVAAQDMGAAGLTCSCSEMAAKGGLGVELDLDRVPARETRMTAYEFLLSESQERMLFVVKAGREDALMHRFRRWGLQAAVVGKVLQEPIVRVLHHGAVAAEVPATALADDTPIEKHALLQEPPADLQALWSWTEQELPALSDAAAALLQLLDDPTIASKQWVHRQYDQQVLANTVVSSGAADAAVVRLRPQQGDGSMAASNRGVAATVDCPNRWVALDPERGAQAAVAEAARNLSCVGAEPLAVTDNLNFPSPETPKGFWQLAMACRGISDACRALNTPVTGGNVSLYNETKQDDGTMQPIHPTPVIGMVGGVDDISRVTGLAWQQSGDAIFLIGVPPEDGADPSLGLAGSAYQQKTLGSLAGRPPKPDLAVEAAVGHLVREAIAQGLLASAHDCSDGGLAVALAESCIASDLGISVTLSTGSARLERVLFAEGGSRVIVSVNAASLPAWEQLIGSNPALCVTQLGSVTAEARLVIRSESAVQLDLEVQRCAAVFRDALPRRMHSE